In Solanum pennellii chromosome 3, SPENNV200, a single window of DNA contains:
- the LOC107013304 gene encoding NAC domain containing protein 50-like: protein MSKQMGIRFHPTDTELINYLKRFFKGELSLNQQCPIQFADIYGDQPPWEIFGANSKEKFHYFITPLKKRKIKDKRFCRTCVKGTWKGQTAEDLIRRNSMGPVVGFKRNFRFETSECGQNKTWLMIEYRVADSFFKENNHIVKEDFVVCRIKKKKDVDHHVMDAEDGGVAGVIDPMLLLEPNHNNDYSTTELDQVRVCEATTLDYDVQNSSTMENRETTLEVEESDRVDGIRSDEDMCRMLEDILDVDIPNVIDDIKSDEDMYRMFEDIVVGIPDDWLEDSLV, encoded by the coding sequence ATGTCGAAGCAAATGGGAATACGTTTTCATCCTACTGATACGGAGTTAATCAACTATCTTAAGAGGTTTTTCAAAGGTGAATTATCGTTAAATCAACAATGTCCTATCCAATTTGCGGATATATATGGAGATCAACCACCATGGGAGATATTTGGAGCTAATTCTAAAGAGAAGTTTCATTACTTCATTACTCCTTTGAAGAAGCGGAAGATTAAAGATAAAAGGTTTTGTCGAACTTGTGTTAAAGGGACGTGGAAAGGGCAAACCGCAGAAGATCTTATAAGGAGGAATAGTATGGGTCCTGTGGTAGGGTTTAAGAGAAATTTCAGGTTTGAAACAAGTGAGTGTGGCCAAAATAAAACCTGGTTGATGATAGAATATCGTGTTGCGGATAGTTTCTTTAAGGAAAACAATCATATTGTTAAAGAAGATTTTGTAGTGTGTCGaatcaagaagaagaaggatgtgGATCATCATGTTATGGATGCAGAAGATGGAGGTGTTGCGGGTGTTATTGATCCTATGTTGTTGCTTGAACCTAATCATAATAACGACTACTCCACAACGGAATTAGATCAAGTTAGGGTTTGTGAGGCTACAACTTTGGATTATGATGTTCAAAACAGTAGTACAATGGAGAATAGAGAGACAACGTTGGAAGTAGAAGAAAGCGACAGAGTTGATGGTATTAGAAGTGATGAAGATATGTGTAGAATGTTGGAGGACATCCTTGACGTTGATATTCCTAATGTAATTGATGATATTAAAAGTGATGAAGATATGTATAGAATGTTTGAGGACATCGTTGTTGGTATTCCGGATGATTGGTTAGAGGATTCATTAGTTTGA
- the LOC107012384 gene encoding serine/threonine-protein phosphatase 4 regulatory subunit 2: MDSPQPGMESGKQINDEEVKSVIEVMAASGKYWHDWDKLKGMLSFHLKQVLSDYPEAKMTIEQQQSCLEESLPELVKRLDDALNSFVEGPPFTLQRLCEILLDARNIYSKLSKLALALEKNLLVTSTLTISSDPYTIQHAATEAETETETKGSPVESNGVEPIASGGDADEVMAEAEVEDVMTVDMDTIEAIVRSSEAADTTPTSDS; the protein is encoded by the exons ATGGATTCTCCTCAACCAG GCATGGAATCTGGAAAGCAGATTAATGATGAAGAAGTTAAGAGTGTAATTGAAGTAATGGCAGCTAGTGGGAAGTATTG GCATGACTGGGACAAACTCAAGGGCATGCTGTCATTCCATCTTAAGCAG GTCCTGTCAGATTATCCCGAGGCAAAAATGACTATTGAACAGCAACAGTCCTGTTTAGAAGAGAGCTTACCTGAGTTGGTTAAGAGGTTGGATGATG CTCTCAACAGCTTTGTTGAAGGCCCTCCATTTACGTTACAAAGACTTTGTGAG ATTTTGTTGGATGCGCGGAACATTTATTCCAAGCTGTCAAAGCTAGCGTTGGCTCTAGAAAAG AATTTGTTAGTTACATCAACATTGACTATCTCTAGCGATCCATATACCATACAACATGCTGCAACAGAAGCAGAGACAGAAACAGAAACGAAGGGTTCCCCAGTTGAATCTAATGGAGTTGAACCTATAGCGAGTGGAGGTGATGCAGATGAAGTAATGGCTGAGGCTGAAGTTGAGGATGTTATGACAGTTGACATGGACACTATTGAAGCAATAGTTAGATCATCTGAAGCAGCAGATACTACACCTACCAGTGATTCATAA